The Puniceicoccaceae bacterium DNA segment GTGTTGGAAGAAGGATATCAGGTGCTTTCGAAGGAAGAAAATGGACGGCTTGCAGCCCGTCAACAAAAGTTTATCAACAACCTTGAAAATGCTTTGATTCGCATCGAAAACAAAACCTATGGCATTTGCAGGGTTACAGGCAAACTGATTCCAAAAGAACGGCTGCGCATTGTGCCACACGCCACACTAAGTATCGAAGCAAAACTTCAACAACCCAGAGCTTGATTTTAAGCTTGCAGTGGAAGAGTTTTCCTATGAAAATCGCAACTAATATTCCCTTTTTGATCAGGCTTTAAAAGGCACCGGGATATA contains these protein-coding regions:
- a CDS encoding TraR/DksA C4-type zinc finger protein, which produces VLEEGYQVLSKEENGRLAARQQKFINNLENALIRIENKTYGICRVTGKLIPKERLRIVPHATLSIEAKLQQPRA